A region of Cryptococcus decagattii chromosome 3, complete sequence DNA encodes the following proteins:
- a CDS encoding iron sulfur cluster assembly protein 1, mitochondrial: MMRNTIFRSTATAMASTSFARPAIRARPVLAAVRTMGAGANVSKRGYHAKVIDHYENPRNVGNLPKGDFDVGTGLVGAPACGDVMKLQIRVGEDGVINEVKFKTFGCGSAIASSSYMTERVKGMTLDQAGAVKNTEIAKELCLPPVKLHCSLLAEDAIKSAIKDYQSKRAQRLAATNVTLAASSSQPQQATA; this comes from the exons ATGATGCGAAACACTATCTTCCGATCTACGGCCACCGCTATGGCTTCCACTTCTTTCGCTCGACCTGCTATCCGAGCTCGACCTGTACTTGCCGCTGTGCGAACGATGGGTGCCGGTGCCAATGTCTCGAAGAGAGGGTACCACGCCAAGGTGATCGACCACTATGAGAATCCTCGTAAT GTTGGTAACCTTCCCAAGGGTGACTTTGATGTTGGAACTGGTCTTGTCGGTGCTCCCGCTTGTGGCGA TGTTATGAAGCTTCAAATTCGAGTAGGCGAGGACGGTGTCATTAATGAAGTCAAGTTTAAGACGTTCGGTTGTGGTTCAGCTATCGCCTCATCGTCATATATGACTGAGCGAGTAAAGGGCATGACCCTCGATCAGGCTGGTGCGGTGAAGAACACTGAGATTGCGAAGGAGCTCTGTCTCCCCCCTGTAAAGT TGCACTGCTCTCTTCTTGCTGAGGATGCTATCAAGTCTGCCATCAAGGACTACCAGAGCAAGCGAGCACAGCGACTTGCAGCTACCAACGTTACTCTTGCTGCTTCATCGTCACAACCTCAACAGGCTACTGCCTAA